One stretch of Streptomyces peucetius DNA includes these proteins:
- a CDS encoding ABC transporter permease subunit — protein sequence MADTLKERAPGARTPRTGAAPDTRRRAQRRKRRLAVLFVLPALLLLGALVVYPVVFSVGRSLFDASGEQFVGAANYTEIFQDPATLKAIRNSTIWVVVAPVLLTGLGLMLAVLTEKVRWATAFKLVLFLPMAVSFLAAGIIFRLAYEQDPDRGVINAAVVAAHDTFEDPAAYPTARARENQGLAGTDGGPYTTTETVRPGGSVTLGFVGVAPDAVPSQARPAAVPGPGADGIGGVAYLDFAPGGGGTQGKVDPAEKGLPGMTVEALRDGEVAARATTAADGSFRFEGLSDGEYTVRLPAANFAAPYQGVNWLGPALVTPAIIGAYLWVWTGFAMVLIGAGLAAIPRDALEAARMDGASEGQIFRKITVPLLAPVLTVVFVTLVINVMKVFDLVYIIAPGPVQEEANVLATRMWLVSFGGGNDQGLGSALSVLLLLLVVPAMIFNVRRFRRSRS from the coding sequence ATGGCCGACACTCTCAAGGAGCGGGCCCCCGGGGCCCGCACCCCCCGGACCGGTGCCGCGCCCGACACGCGGCGCCGGGCCCAGCGCAGAAAACGCCGCCTCGCGGTCCTCTTCGTCCTGCCGGCCCTGCTGCTCCTCGGGGCACTCGTCGTCTACCCCGTCGTCTTCTCCGTCGGGCGCAGCCTGTTCGACGCGAGCGGCGAGCAGTTCGTCGGCGCGGCGAACTACACCGAGATCTTCCAGGACCCCGCCACCCTCAAGGCCATCCGCAACAGCACCATCTGGGTCGTCGTCGCACCGGTCCTGCTCACCGGACTCGGCCTGATGCTGGCCGTGCTCACGGAGAAGGTGCGCTGGGCGACCGCCTTCAAACTGGTGCTCTTCCTGCCCATGGCGGTCTCCTTCCTCGCCGCGGGCATCATCTTCCGCCTCGCCTACGAACAGGACCCCGACCGCGGTGTGATCAACGCGGCCGTGGTCGCCGCCCACGACACCTTCGAGGACCCGGCCGCCTACCCCACGGCCCGCGCCCGCGAGAACCAGGGCCTCGCCGGAACGGACGGCGGTCCGTACACCACGACGGAAACCGTCCGCCCCGGCGGCTCCGTGACCCTCGGCTTCGTCGGCGTGGCACCCGACGCCGTTCCTTCGCAGGCACGGCCCGCCGCCGTCCCCGGCCCCGGCGCGGACGGGATCGGTGGCGTCGCCTACCTCGACTTCGCACCGGGCGGCGGCGGCACCCAGGGCAAGGTCGACCCGGCGGAGAAGGGCCTGCCCGGCATGACCGTCGAGGCGTTGCGCGACGGTGAGGTGGCCGCGCGTGCGACCACCGCCGCCGACGGCTCGTTCCGCTTCGAGGGCCTCTCCGACGGCGAGTACACCGTCCGGCTGCCTGCCGCGAACTTCGCCGCGCCCTATCAGGGCGTGAACTGGCTGGGGCCCGCGCTCGTCACGCCGGCCATCATCGGCGCCTATCTGTGGGTGTGGACCGGCTTCGCGATGGTGCTCATCGGCGCCGGCCTCGCCGCCATCCCGCGCGACGCGCTGGAGGCGGCCCGGATGGACGGCGCCTCCGAGGGCCAGATCTTCCGGAAGATCACCGTGCCGCTGCTGGCGCCCGTGCTCACGGTCGTCTTCGTGACGCTGGTCATCAACGTGATGAAGGTCTTCGACCTCGTCTACATCATCGCGCCGGGACCGGTCCAGGAAGAGGCCAACGTACTGGCCACCCGGATGTGGCTGGTGTCCTTCGGCGGCGGCAACGACCAGGGGCTCGGCAGCGCCCTGAGCGTGCTGCTGCTCCTGCTGGTCGTCCCGGCCATGATCTTCAACGTCCGGCGCTTCCGAAGGAGCCGATCATGA
- a CDS encoding carbohydrate ABC transporter permease: MSGRTTVERRPAERAAAVRPVPLARPARPRRKSRLTGWLGSGAVQAVLIVVALVWITPLAGLFLSSMRSERDNASDGWWTALTDPSQLSLDNYTALFEDSGIGEAFWNTVLISVPTTLLVVGIAALAGYAFAWLEFPGRDAIFLVVVGLLVVPVQIGLLPVAKLFGAVGLFGTVAGVVLFHVAYGLPFAVFLLRNYFAEIPREMLEAARMDGGSEWRIFSRLVLPLGRPAIASLAIFQFLWVWNDMLVALLFADSESQPLTVALQSEMRQFGSNIGVLAPGAFLSLVVPLVVFFAFQRHFVQGVMAGSVK; encoded by the coding sequence ATGAGCGGCCGTACCACCGTCGAGCGCCGGCCGGCCGAGCGGGCTGCCGCCGTCCGGCCCGTCCCCCTCGCGCGGCCCGCCCGTCCGCGGCGCAAGAGCCGGCTCACCGGCTGGCTCGGCAGCGGAGCCGTCCAGGCCGTGCTGATCGTGGTCGCGCTCGTCTGGATCACCCCGCTCGCGGGTCTGTTCCTCTCCTCCATGCGCTCCGAGCGGGACAACGCGTCCGACGGCTGGTGGACGGCGCTGACCGACCCCTCGCAGCTGTCGCTGGACAACTACACCGCGCTCTTCGAGGACTCCGGCATCGGAGAGGCGTTCTGGAACACGGTCCTCATCTCGGTGCCCACGACCCTGCTGGTCGTCGGCATCGCGGCGCTCGCCGGATACGCCTTCGCGTGGCTGGAGTTCCCCGGCCGCGACGCGATCTTCCTGGTGGTCGTCGGCCTGCTGGTCGTCCCCGTCCAGATCGGGCTGCTGCCGGTGGCGAAGCTCTTCGGCGCGGTGGGCCTGTTCGGCACGGTCGCGGGCGTCGTGCTCTTCCACGTGGCCTACGGGCTGCCGTTCGCCGTCTTCCTGCTGCGGAACTACTTCGCGGAGATCCCGAGGGAGATGCTGGAGGCGGCACGGATGGACGGCGGGTCGGAGTGGCGGATCTTCTCCCGCCTCGTCCTGCCGCTGGGGCGGCCGGCCATCGCGAGCCTGGCGATCTTCCAGTTCCTGTGGGTGTGGAACGACATGCTCGTCGCGCTGCTCTTCGCGGACAGCGAGTCCCAGCCGCTGACGGTGGCGCTCCAGTCCGAGATGCGGCAGTTCGGCAGCAACATCGGCGTGCTGGCGCCGGGGGCGTTCCTGTCGCTCGTCGTACCGCTGGTGGTCTTCTTCGCCTTCCAGCGGCACTTTGTGCAGGGCGTGATGGCGGGGTCCGTGAAGTAG
- a CDS encoding MarR family winged helix-turn-helix transcriptional regulator, with product MEKKTLRDVPDEDFLRLEHQICFSLHAASRAFNGVYRTALKELGLTYPQYLVMLVLWEHGELPVKQIGEHLRLDSGTLSPLLKRLEAAGFVERRRSAEDERSVTARPTAAGRALREQALGMPRRIAEATGLTLDRIRALREELDALTTTLDAYA from the coding sequence ATGGAGAAGAAGACGCTGCGGGACGTACCGGACGAGGACTTCCTCCGCCTCGAGCACCAGATCTGCTTCTCGCTGCACGCCGCGTCGCGCGCCTTCAACGGCGTCTACCGCACGGCACTGAAGGAGCTGGGGCTCACGTACCCCCAGTACCTGGTGATGCTGGTCCTCTGGGAGCACGGCGAACTGCCGGTCAAGCAGATAGGCGAACACCTGCGGCTGGACTCGGGAACGCTGTCGCCGCTCCTGAAACGCCTGGAGGCGGCGGGCTTCGTGGAGCGCCGCCGCAGCGCGGAGGACGAACGCTCGGTCACCGCCCGTCCGACCGCGGCGGGCCGTGCCCTGCGGGAGCAGGCGCTCGGCATGCCGCGCCGGATCGCCGAGGCGACGGGGCTCACGCTGGACCGGATCCGCGCGCTGCGGGAGGAACTGGACGCCCTGACGACGACGCTCGACGCGTACGCGTAA
- a CDS encoding organic hydroperoxide resistance protein — MDALYTAVATANGREGRAVSTDGRIDLPLAFPAALGGNGQGTNPEQLFAAGYAACFASAMGAIGRQEKIDVKDVSVTAEVSIGKDDTDGGFALSVVMRVELPDHLQGEAGEDLLKKTHAYCPYSKATRGNLPVEIVVE, encoded by the coding sequence ATGGACGCCCTGTACACCGCTGTCGCCACCGCCAACGGCCGCGAAGGACGTGCCGTCAGCACGGACGGCCGGATCGACCTGCCGCTCGCCTTCCCCGCGGCCCTCGGGGGCAACGGCCAGGGCACCAACCCCGAGCAGCTCTTCGCCGCCGGGTACGCCGCGTGCTTCGCCAGCGCCATGGGCGCCATAGGCCGCCAGGAGAAGATCGACGTCAAGGACGTCTCGGTGACCGCGGAGGTCAGCATCGGCAAGGACGACACCGACGGCGGCTTCGCCCTCTCCGTGGTCATGCGGGTCGAGCTCCCCGACCACCTGCAGGGCGAGGCGGGCGAGGACCTCCTGAAGAAGACGCACGCGTACTGCCCGTACTCCAAGGCGACCCGTGGCAACCTCCCGGTCGAGATCGTCGTCGAGTAG
- a CDS encoding SpoIIE family protein phosphatase, translating to MADTGLPNHVPPLAGALGDALLKVLLARSPADLHVLDEHLRVLRSDTAGTTEQVAGAFLGQRFSDVYRLDEPQAAELLLREVLSNGRSLSERAFRGHRADHPGQGRRFLLSAHRLNDSRGRSLGRVLASVADVTEGEKARRRKAALAAVREAVGRTLDVTATSEAFVAAVVPGFADIAVVDVLDDVLRGTVPLAGPAVSDVPLRRAAFRGREGCAVPVHPLGGVRRLPDLTPYGRVLSDFEPRLVTLGPDTPWLKSDPDLARAIRTSGAASVIVAPLSVGGAPLGLVSLYRCDESEPYEEADRKLVLSLTAHTALSLDNARRFEYDHALASTVQRRLLPPRTTAGAAIETAHLLLAGHSSGCWFDTIGLSGARTALVAGGVNGQGIQTAAAMGQLRTVINALADLDLEPDELLARLNNTANRLARERAALPPGDPLHRQPLTATCVYGVYDPFTRTCTVACAGHPPPLVVHPDGSTSTPDVVEGPELGSFDTAPCAVAAVTLEEGSLLAFFTGALRRDGELAGPAREALAQPGRPLQELCDAVVYTLAEDDGAEGVALLLARTGSVLEGQVAELELPHDPTAPALARNFARELLSAWALEDDTAYGAELIVSELVTNAVRYGTPPLRLRLIRGETLTCEVHDTSALAPHLRHARTADEGGRGLFIVSQLADQWGTRYAEGGKVLWTEQPLEPSDRS from the coding sequence GTGGCGGACACCGGCCTCCCGAACCACGTCCCACCATTGGCGGGCGCCCTCGGCGACGCCCTTCTGAAGGTGTTGCTGGCCCGGTCCCCGGCCGATCTCCACGTGCTCGACGAGCACCTCCGGGTGCTCCGCTCCGACACCGCCGGTACGACGGAGCAGGTGGCCGGCGCCTTTCTGGGGCAGCGGTTCAGCGACGTCTACCGGCTCGACGAGCCGCAGGCGGCCGAGCTGCTGCTGCGGGAGGTGCTGAGCAACGGCAGATCCCTCTCCGAACGGGCGTTCAGAGGCCACCGCGCCGACCACCCCGGCCAGGGGCGCCGTTTCCTGCTCTCCGCCCACCGGCTGAACGACTCCCGTGGCCGCTCGCTCGGCCGCGTCCTCGCCTCGGTGGCCGATGTCACCGAGGGGGAGAAGGCGCGCCGGCGCAAGGCCGCCCTGGCGGCGGTACGGGAGGCCGTCGGGCGGACGCTCGACGTGACGGCGACGTCGGAGGCGTTCGTCGCGGCCGTCGTACCCGGCTTCGCCGACATCGCCGTGGTCGACGTGCTGGACGACGTCCTGCGCGGCACCGTCCCCCTCGCCGGGCCGGCGGTGTCGGACGTCCCCCTGCGGCGTGCCGCCTTCCGTGGCCGTGAGGGGTGCGCCGTCCCGGTGCACCCGCTGGGCGGTGTGCGCCGGCTGCCGGACCTCACCCCGTACGGCCGGGTGCTCTCGGACTTCGAGCCGCGACTCGTCACGCTGGGCCCGGACACCCCCTGGCTGAAGTCGGACCCCGACCTCGCCCGCGCGATCCGGACGTCCGGCGCCGCGTCCGTGATCGTGGCGCCGCTCTCGGTGGGCGGCGCGCCGCTGGGGCTGGTCAGCCTCTACCGGTGCGACGAGTCCGAGCCGTACGAGGAGGCCGACCGCAAGCTGGTGCTCTCGTTGACCGCTCACACCGCGCTCAGCCTCGACAACGCCCGCAGGTTCGAGTACGACCACGCGCTCGCCTCGACGGTCCAGCGCCGCCTGCTGCCCCCGCGTACCACCGCCGGAGCCGCCATCGAGACCGCGCATCTGCTGCTGGCCGGTCACAGCAGCGGCTGCTGGTTCGACACGATCGGCCTGTCCGGGGCCCGGACCGCACTGGTCGCGGGAGGTGTCAACGGGCAGGGCATCCAGACGGCGGCCGCGATGGGCCAGCTGCGAACCGTCATCAACGCGCTCGCCGACCTGGACCTCGAGCCGGACGAGTTGCTGGCCCGCCTCAACAACACCGCCAACCGGCTGGCCCGTGAGCGCGCCGCGCTGCCGCCGGGGGACCCGCTGCACCGGCAGCCGCTGACGGCCACCTGCGTCTACGGCGTGTACGACCCGTTCACCCGGACCTGTACCGTCGCCTGCGCCGGGCACCCGCCGCCGCTCGTCGTCCACCCGGACGGCAGCACCTCGACACCCGATGTGGTCGAGGGGCCGGAACTGGGCTCGTTCGACACGGCGCCGTGCGCGGTCGCGGCCGTCACGCTCGAAGAGGGCAGTCTGCTCGCCTTCTTCACCGGCGCCCTCCGGCGCGACGGGGAGCTCGCCGGGCCCGCCAGAGAGGCCCTCGCCCAACCGGGCCGCCCGCTCCAGGAACTGTGCGACGCCGTGGTCTACACACTGGCCGAGGACGACGGTGCCGAAGGGGTCGCGCTGCTGCTCGCCCGCACGGGCAGCGTGCTCGAGGGCCAGGTCGCCGAGCTGGAGCTCCCGCACGATCCGACGGCCCCCGCCCTCGCCAGGAACTTCGCCCGCGAGCTCCTCTCCGCCTGGGCCCTCGAGGACGACACGGCGTACGGGGCCGAACTGATCGTCAGCGAGCTGGTGACCAACGCCGTCCGCTACGGCACCCCGCCGCTGCGGCTGCGGCTGATCCGCGGCGA